A genomic region of Clarias gariepinus isolate MV-2021 ecotype Netherlands chromosome 23, CGAR_prim_01v2, whole genome shotgun sequence contains the following coding sequences:
- the ppil6 gene encoding probable inactive peptidyl-prolyl cis-trans isomerase-like 6 isoform X3, whose translation MPFVAQLEIIGLLKTPHFHAAKSIAEALKQKFPASFADPSIRPMLESDWHVYITNKKKELRGEMWEYAGNVVCLLNGSVLGDEKQLSLWAENQWTFSYFRPQALYAALAQECLTKHLQSTGHVFVYMDVVIGGEAAGRLLFELFSDLCPKTCENFKALCTGEAGTSQSGLSLCYKDSLFHRVVPNGWVQGGDITVERRGDGGESIYGPIFEDENFSVSHAKRGILGMANQGAHTNSSQFYIILQPALWMDRKYVAFGC comes from the exons ATGCCGTTTGTAGCGCAGTTAGAAATTATTGGTTTGTTAAAAACGCCTCATTTTCATGCGGCCAAAAGTATTGCCGAG GCTTTGAAACAAAAATTCCCAGCTTCATTTGCTGATCCGTCTATTCGCCCAATGCTTGAAAGTGACTGGCATGTTTATATAACCAATAAGAAAAAG GAGCTCAGGGGGGAGATGTGGGAGTACGCAGGAAATGTGGTGTGTCTGCTGAATGGGAGTGTGCTGGGAGATGAGAAGCAGCTGAGTCTTTGGGCAGAGAACCAGTGGACTTTCAGCTATTTCCGTCCACAAGCACTTTACGCAGCTCTCGCCCAGGAGTGCCTCACCAAACACCTGCAAAGCACAGGG CATGTTTTTGTATATATGGATGTTGTGATTGGAGGCGAGGCAGCTGGGCGACTGCTGTTTGAG TTGTTCTCAGATCtgtgtccaaagacatgtgaaAACTTTAAAGCCCTGTGCACTGGAGAGGCGGGCACCTCTCAGAGCGGACTGTCACTCTGCTATAAGGACTCCTTATTCCACAGAGTAGTGCCTAATGGCTGGGTGCAGGGAGgag ACATTACAGTAGAAAGGAGAGGTGATGGTGGGGAGTCAATCTATGGCCCAATATTTGAAG ATGAGAATTTCTCGGTGTCTCATGCCAAGCGAGGCATCCTGGGTATGGCCAATCAAGGTGCTCACACTAACAGTTCTCAGTTCTACATCATACTCCAGCCAGCCCTGTGGATGGACAGAAAATATGTAGCCTTTGG TTGTTGA
- the ppil6 gene encoding probable inactive peptidyl-prolyl cis-trans isomerase-like 6 isoform X1, whose translation MPFVAQLEIIGLLKTPHFHAAKSIAEALKQKFPASFADPSIRPMLESDWHVYITNKKKELRGEMWEYAGNVVCLLNGSVLGDEKQLSLWAENQWTFSYFRPQALYAALAQECLTKHLQSTGHVFVYMDVVIGGEAAGRLLFELFSDLCPKTCENFKALCTGEAGTSQSGLSLCYKDSLFHRVVPNGWVQGGDITVERRGDGGESIYGPIFEDENFSVSHAKRGILGMANQGAHTNSSQFYIILQPALWMDRKYVAFGQVVEGTEVLRRLEEVPTYNERPKQDCRIVTCGLFHP comes from the exons ATGCCGTTTGTAGCGCAGTTAGAAATTATTGGTTTGTTAAAAACGCCTCATTTTCATGCGGCCAAAAGTATTGCCGAG GCTTTGAAACAAAAATTCCCAGCTTCATTTGCTGATCCGTCTATTCGCCCAATGCTTGAAAGTGACTGGCATGTTTATATAACCAATAAGAAAAAG GAGCTCAGGGGGGAGATGTGGGAGTACGCAGGAAATGTGGTGTGTCTGCTGAATGGGAGTGTGCTGGGAGATGAGAAGCAGCTGAGTCTTTGGGCAGAGAACCAGTGGACTTTCAGCTATTTCCGTCCACAAGCACTTTACGCAGCTCTCGCCCAGGAGTGCCTCACCAAACACCTGCAAAGCACAGGG CATGTTTTTGTATATATGGATGTTGTGATTGGAGGCGAGGCAGCTGGGCGACTGCTGTTTGAG TTGTTCTCAGATCtgtgtccaaagacatgtgaaAACTTTAAAGCCCTGTGCACTGGAGAGGCGGGCACCTCTCAGAGCGGACTGTCACTCTGCTATAAGGACTCCTTATTCCACAGAGTAGTGCCTAATGGCTGGGTGCAGGGAGgag ACATTACAGTAGAAAGGAGAGGTGATGGTGGGGAGTCAATCTATGGCCCAATATTTGAAG ATGAGAATTTCTCGGTGTCTCATGCCAAGCGAGGCATCCTGGGTATGGCCAATCAAGGTGCTCACACTAACAGTTCTCAGTTCTACATCATACTCCAGCCAGCCCTGTGGATGGACAGAAAATATGTAGCCTTTGG GCAAGTTGTTGAAGGCACAGAGGTTCTCAGGAGACTAGAAGAGGTGCCCACTTATAACGAAAGGCCAAAACAAGACTGCAGGATAGTCACATGTGGATTGTTTCATCCTTGA
- the ppil6 gene encoding probable inactive peptidyl-prolyl cis-trans isomerase-like 6 isoform X2: MPFVAQLEIIGLLKTPHFHAAKSIAEVMLRVLWWQELRGEMWEYAGNVVCLLNGSVLGDEKQLSLWAENQWTFSYFRPQALYAALAQECLTKHLQSTGHVFVYMDVVIGGEAAGRLLFELFSDLCPKTCENFKALCTGEAGTSQSGLSLCYKDSLFHRVVPNGWVQGGDITVERRGDGGESIYGPIFEDENFSVSHAKRGILGMANQGAHTNSSQFYIILQPALWMDRKYVAFGQVVEGTEVLRRLEEVPTYNERPKQDCRIVTCGLFHP, translated from the exons ATGCCGTTTGTAGCGCAGTTAGAAATTATTGGTTTGTTAAAAACGCCTCATTTTCATGCGGCCAAAAGTATTGCCGAG GTCATGCTCAGAGTATTGTGGTGGCAGGAGCTCAGGGGGGAGATGTGGGAGTACGCAGGAAATGTGGTGTGTCTGCTGAATGGGAGTGTGCTGGGAGATGAGAAGCAGCTGAGTCTTTGGGCAGAGAACCAGTGGACTTTCAGCTATTTCCGTCCACAAGCACTTTACGCAGCTCTCGCCCAGGAGTGCCTCACCAAACACCTGCAAAGCACAGGG CATGTTTTTGTATATATGGATGTTGTGATTGGAGGCGAGGCAGCTGGGCGACTGCTGTTTGAG TTGTTCTCAGATCtgtgtccaaagacatgtgaaAACTTTAAAGCCCTGTGCACTGGAGAGGCGGGCACCTCTCAGAGCGGACTGTCACTCTGCTATAAGGACTCCTTATTCCACAGAGTAGTGCCTAATGGCTGGGTGCAGGGAGgag ACATTACAGTAGAAAGGAGAGGTGATGGTGGGGAGTCAATCTATGGCCCAATATTTGAAG ATGAGAATTTCTCGGTGTCTCATGCCAAGCGAGGCATCCTGGGTATGGCCAATCAAGGTGCTCACACTAACAGTTCTCAGTTCTACATCATACTCCAGCCAGCCCTGTGGATGGACAGAAAATATGTAGCCTTTGG GCAAGTTGTTGAAGGCACAGAGGTTCTCAGGAGACTAGAAGAGGTGCCCACTTATAACGAAAGGCCAAAACAAGACTGCAGGATAGTCACATGTGGATTGTTTCATCCTTGA